ATTGTGCTGAATCATTTATCTTTGCTGTTGCTTCATAAAACTCTTTATCCGTTAAATTATCTAATTCTTTTTGAAAACTAATTCCTGTTGCTGCTGTTGAAATAATAGATAAAGGTTGTCTCCATTGATGTGCTATATTAGCAATCATCTCTCCCATACTTGCCATTTTTGATTGTTGAGCTAAAACATTTTGTTGATTTTCAATCTCTTTTTTATATGATTTAAATTTATCTTCTAAAAGTTTAGATATATATATTGAAATTACTAAAAACAGTAAAGACAATGCACTTGAAACAATGATTACATTAGTAATATATGAAAAAAACTTCTCATTTAATTCTTCTTCTTTTTTCATTAAACTTTGTTCTATATCATCTTGATAAAACCCTGTTCCAATCATCCAATCCCAATTATTCAAACCTTTAACAAAGCTAATTTTTCTAGTTGGTAGATTTGTTTTTGGCTTTTTATATTGAATATAAGAGTAATATCCCTCACCATTTTGAGCAATAATCTTCATATCTTTGAGTACTCTATGGATATTTTTTCCATCTTCAATATTTAATACATTTTCTCCTATGTTATCTTTTCTAATATGGCTCAAATAATTAAAATCATAATCAATTATAAATATATATCCAAAATCTGAATATCTTACTAAATTAACATACTCTAAAACTCTTTTTTTTACTTCTTTCTCAAAATCTTTTATATACTCACCTGTACCAATAACAACATCATAAGGTTCAAAATATTTATAAAAGCTTATTTTTTTGTATGGTTTTTTATCATTGGGTTTATACCAATAATATGTATCAAATCTTTCACTTTTTTCTTTTATTGTTTTTATTATTGTTTTTACAAACTTATAACCTTTTGCATCCTCAAAATTTGATAAGTTTTTTCCTTCATACTTCTTATTTAAAGATTGAAGCTTTTTTGTTCCTGTTTTATCATCTATAAAGTAATAACCTCTTCCATTATTAAAAACCATTGAGCCTAAAGTCTCTTTTATTATTTCAAAGATTTCATCTTTTGATTTTTTATCTTTGTATTTATTGTATAAATTAGTTGCAACAGCATGAGCTTCATAAACCCTTGATTTTATTGACTCTTTTAAATCTTTTTCTGTAGATCTTTGCATATGCGTAATATAATCATAAATTCTATGTACTTCTTCTTGAATTAATTTTTTATTCTTTTTTATATATGTTCTATTTAATATATTTTTTTCTTTTTCATATGTTCTTTTATTTTCTAAGTATAAAAGCAATGTAATTACTAATGACAAAACTATTGTCAATAAAGGTAAACTATATCTAATAATTTTTGTTAATATTTTTTCATTTTTATAATTCACATATAACTCTTTTTATTTTATTTTTATTTTATCAAATTTTTACAAATTATCTATTAATTTAAAAAAATACAAACTTCAAATTATAGTTTAATAAAAATATTTTAATTTAATTTAACTTTTATTTTTATAAGATGTTAGTAGTTTGGAATATAAAAGGCTAACCATGTTAAAAAACAATTATTTTAAACATGTACTTACTTCAATGGCTGGCATCTTAATTATTGGTGCTATAATTTCATATTTTTTATATTTATTTTTAATTTCTTATCAAAAAGAAGAAATTTATAAAAAAAATCTACAATTTGCTAATTATGAGATAAAAGAAAATAAATTAACTATTGAAAAAACTATTCAAAGATATAAAAATACTCTAAGTGCACTAGTTGAGTCTATACAAGAACAAAATCAAAATAAAGATATAAAATCTTTAAAAAAACAAATGGATATTCTTATAAAAGCAAACCATTCAATTTTTCAAATAAGATACATAAATAGAATAGGTCAAGAGATTATTAGAATAGATAGAAATATTAATAATAAAATCATTGAACCTAAGAAATTACAAAATAAAAGTAATAGATATTATTTTCAAAAAACAAAAAATTTAAATCATAATGAGTTTTATATTTCAAATTTAGACTTAAATATTGAAAATAAGAAAATAGAAAAACCTTTTAGACCAACAATAAGAGTTTCAACTCCTATAATATTGAAAAAAAGATTTGAAGGTATATTTATTATAAATTTTAATGCACAAGTTTTAATTGATAAAATCACAAAAAGTAAACTTTTCGATATTTATTATATGGATAAAGAAAAAAGATTTCTCATTCATCCAAATAGTCATAAATCATGGAGTACCCAATTAAGTACTAACTATAAAGTAGAAGATGAAATTAAAAATATTGACTCATTGATTAAAAAAAATACACTTGATTTAGAAAATAACTATTATGTAGAAAAAATCAACTTAACAGATCATAATTTTTTTATTATATTATCAATAAAGAAAAAATTTTATAATGCATCAATAAAAGAAACAAAAAAAGATATACTATCACTGTTTTTCTTAGTAGCATTAATAGGTTTTCCTTTTACTCTTATAATTGCATATATCCAA
The window above is part of the Malaciobacter marinus genome. Proteins encoded here:
- a CDS encoding cache domain-containing protein yields the protein MNYKNEKILTKIIRYSLPLLTIVLSLVITLLLYLENKRTYEKEKNILNRTYIKKNKKLIQEEVHRIYDYITHMQRSTEKDLKESIKSRVYEAHAVATNLYNKYKDKKSKDEIFEIIKETLGSMVFNNGRGYYFIDDKTGTKKLQSLNKKYEGKNLSNFEDAKGYKFVKTIIKTIKEKSERFDTYYWYKPNDKKPYKKISFYKYFEPYDVVIGTGEYIKDFEKEVKKRVLEYVNLVRYSDFGYIFIIDYDFNYLSHIRKDNIGENVLNIEDGKNIHRVLKDMKIIAQNGEGYYSYIQYKKPKTNLPTRKISFVKGLNNWDWMIGTGFYQDDIEQSLMKKEEELNEKFFSYITNVIIVSSALSLLFLVISIYISKLLEDKFKSYKKEIENQQNVLAQQSKMASMGEMIANIAHQWRQPLSIISTAATGISFQKELDNLTDKEFYEATAKINDSAQYLSKTIDDFKNFFSPTKTEVDSNIKELFNKTFKLLEAQFKTKSIYIIQDIEDINFKTLENEFLQVLINILNNARDELIKYEHERYIFINAKKIEENLNIEIYDNAGGINKKFISKVFEPYFSTKDKSIGTGIGLYMSHEIISKHLHGTLTAENTKYEYKDELYKGAKFTIQIPIY